The genomic region CAGATTGAAACGGTCATGGACCAGCTGAAAAATAACCCCGACTCCCGCCGTATCTTGGTCTCCGCGTGGAATGTCTCGGAGTTGGACAAGATGGCGCTGATGCCATGTCACTTGCTTTTCCAGCTCTATGTTGCCGAAGGCAAGCTGTCGATGCAGGTATACCAGCGCTCTGCTGACATGTTCTTGGGAGTTCCATTCAACATTGCCTCCTACGCCGCATTGACCCATATGTTTGCGCAACAGGCCGGCTTAGAGGTTGGTGAGCTCATCTGGACTGGCGGTGATGTGCACATCTACAACAACCACATTGAGCAAGTCAAAGAGCAGCTTGCGCGCACTCCGCGCGCGTATCCACAGCTGAAGCTGAACAAGGCGAAGAGCATCTTTGACTACAACTTCGACGACTTCGAATTAGAAGGCTACGACCCACACCCCACCATTAAGGCTCCAGTCTCCGTCTAGGATAAAGACATGAGCTTTCTTGGTGCGATTTGGGCGCAGTCCCTAGATGGAATCATCGGCGACGGTAAGCAGATGCCGTGGCACGTGCCAGAAGATCTGGCTCATTTTAAAGAAGTAACGATGGGCAGCCCCGTGATCATGGGGCGCAATACATGGGAATCGCTGCCGAAGAAATTCCGTCCTCTTCCAGGCCGGGAGAACTTCGTGCTCTCTTCTCGTCAGCCCGGTGACTGGTCTGACGGCGCCACGGTGCTTAGCCACCTTCCGGAATTAACCGAAGGCTGGATCATGGGCGGCGGTCGACTCTATGCCTCCACCTTGGAGCAAATGGACATCCTCGAGGTCACCCTCATGGACGTAAACGTCGCGGACGCTTATGGCGCTGACGCCGTATATGCCCCGGATATCCCCGAGGCCTTTAGCCAAACGGCAGATTCGGGTTGGCTGACCTCCACCAAGGGGCATCTGACCATCCCGGATCAGCCGGCCAGCGAGCTGCCCATCAAATATCGATTTATTAGTTATGAACGAAAGGACGCTGCCTAATAATGGCTGTTGCAACTCCAGAAACTACCGAGCACGTTACTGTCTTCTTCGCTGACTGGTGCCCATTTTGCGCCCGTTTGCGCGCAGATTTAGATCAGTCTGAGACCCCTTATGCGGCCATCGATGTCGATAATGGCGCCGAAGGCAATGATGAGCTCAACGAGTGGATCAAGTCCGTCAACGACGGCAACCGCATTGTGCCCACCGTGTTGTACTCCGATGGCACTCATGCCACCAACCCACCGGCGGATGACGTGCGCGCCAAGCTAGAAGAGCTCAGCGCCTAATTATCGTCTTCCCCGAATAGCTCCAACATGTCTTTCGGGGATAACGTGGTGTTTAGCCCAGCTAATTCCTTGGAATAGATGGTTTTCAGGTATGCCTCTAATGCGTCTTTCAGCTGCTGGGCATCAAATTTATTCAGCAGCAAAAGGCGTTTGGGGTCACCTCCGCGCACTAGCTTGTCGATGGCTAAAGTTTCCACCCCATCCTGCGACGACATAGTGTGCACGACAATCTCACGACGCTGCACGTCGATAAAGTGTGGGTCCGGGGTGCCTGCGGCGCCTTGTTGTGTCATACCCTCAAACTAGCGCACTCGGATTAGGGATACGTCATATTCTCCCGCAAATTTTCCCTGTCATCGACTGGACCATCCCAGTTTTAGCAAGCGGTTGTCACTCAGGTAATCTAGAGACGTTCACAACCGACCTTCGCAGAATCTTCGGGTTCGCGGTTTGTTGTGAACGGCCCTGCCTTAGTAGCTCAGTGGATAGAGCACGGCTCTCCTAAAGCCGGTGTCGCAGGTTCGACTCCTGTCTAGGGCACTTTGTGATCAGTCGAGACATAGTTGACACTATGAGTCGAGACATGGTTGACAAACTAGCGGTTACTATTTGTAAAAATGGTGACTGCTATTTTTCTTGCCTGATCTGGCGCGACCGTGCATGGAGTTCGCGCACCTCACCACTTAATTCCGGGTCGGGTCCTGCAACTGGCACGCCTGGCGCAACTGCATTGATTGGCAATGATGCGACGGGGCCGTCCGGGATTCCTAATTCACGGTGCCATTGAAGCAATTGTTGGCTGCTCGATGCATAAACAATTCGACCGAGCCCGACCCAAGCATGAGCTGCTGCGCACATTGGACAGTGCTCGCCCGAGGTATACGCCGTTGCGACAGCACGCTCCTCAGGACTTAAATTAGCTGCTGCCCAGCGTGCAATCGCAAACTCAGGGTGCTGGGTATTATCACCGGAAGCTACCCGGTTTCGATCCTCAAAAAGCACGTCGCCGTCAGCACTGACGAGGATGGAGCCAAAGGGCTCATCGCCAGCTTCAAGCGCCTCGTGCGCTAGCTCTACACAACGTCGTAAAAATGCGCGTTCATCTGCTGCGATAGAATTCTCAGTCATGCAATCAATCCAATCCTCGGAATCGGTTCCACACCGCTTACTGTAGCCCATCTCGTGTGGACCATTCCCGGAGATACCGCCCTGCGGACGCTGCGCGTTAACCAACCCAGCTGGTTTCTTCTTGGTAGATAGACCAAGAGGCACGCAAACGGGAAAGTGTAACCAATGACAAACGCCCCCGTTGTTCAACGGGAGCGCCTGCTTATTTGCTTGTGGGGTTAGGACTAGCTATTTGCTTCGCCCCACACGGTCTCCAGCACTTGCTGGAAGACTTGCTGTGGCTGTGCCCCTGACACTGCGTACTTGTTGTTAAATACGAAAAATGGGACGCCTTGAACACCAATCTGTGAAGCTTGATTGATATCGGCCTGCACAGCGTGGTCGAGCTCTTCGTTGTCCATTTTCGCCAATGCTTCGTCACGGTCAAGGCCCACTTCAGCAGCAAGGTCTGCCAGAACTTCACGGTCTTCCACGTTTTTACCGTCGGTGAAATATGCCTTGAAAAGGTTTTGCATCAGCTCATGCTGAACACCTTGTTGCTCCGCGAAGTGAGAAAGTCGGTGTGCACGACGTGAATTCACAGTCAGTGCTTGGTCAAAGTTGTAGTCCAACCCAACTTCCGCGCCGCGCTGCGCAACACCGTCATTCATCTGCTTGAACTGCGCCACCGGCATACCTTTTTGCTTGGCCACGGCTTCTGCTGACGGCAAGGGAGAATTCTCAGGATAATCGGGCATCAGCTGGTAGCTGTGGTAGGTAATCTTCACATCATCACGATGGGAGAATTCTTCTAGGGCTAGCTCTAGATGCCTATCGCCCATCCAGCAAAATGGGCACATGACGTCCGACCAGACGTCTACAGTAATTGGGCTGTTGCCTTGTTGTTCATCGCTCATGAGCAATTTCCTTCCACATCACATACACCAACGTTGTCTTCACCAAATGGCTGTAGAAACGCAAAAGGTTGAGGCTGTGCAGGCTGCGCAGCAGCAGTTCCCGAAGCCTCGTTGGATGCAACGTCGTCTTGTTTTATCGATTGTTGATTTCCACTATCGCTTTGAGGATTCATATTTTCCACCTTTTGAATATCGCTTCAATAAGGTTCAACGACAAAAATGCACTTTCTGTTCCCAAAGTAGCGAAATGATTGTTGTATCAACAACCTGCAGCGATTCCACGGCATACCAGTGATTACTGAGTTGTTTCCCTTTCCCATTCATGGTTCATAGGGTAAGTTTTGTAACGGAAGTTTCCGAAGTTATGCCAGTGCATTACTGGTGTCTGGTTAGGAGTTTATTCGTGTCAGGAAATGAAGCATCGAAAGGCGCTGGGCAATACTCGCGCCGCAATGTTATTAAAGCCGGTGCCTTCGCTGCCGCGGCTGGCATTCTTGCCATCGGAGTGGGCACGGTGACTGCATCGCGAGCATCTGCACTAGGGCCTGTGCTGGGCACGGTCGTTGATTACTCCGCAGGGGTTCCGGGCGCTTCTGCACTGAAGGCAGCAGGACACATTGGTGCCGTCCGCTACGTTTCCCAAAAGCGCCCCGGCGCAGAATGGATGGCCGGTAAACCTGTGACCCGGCAAGAAACTGAAGCTATGTCCGCGCAAGGACTAGCGACCGCTTCCGTCTACCAGTTTGGCCGCGCCGACACCGCCGACTGGAAAAAGGGAGCTGCTGGCGCTGCCATTCACGCACCGCAGGCTATTGCCATCCACCACGCTGCTGGTGGCCCAACTGGGCGCCCAATCTATGTCGCCATTGACGACAACCCCACGCGCCAACAGTACGACGCCCAGATTAAGCCTTACCTCCTGGCATTCCAGACCGCCTTACGTGCTGCCGGCTACAGCACTGGTGTGTACGGCAATTACAACGTCATCGAATGGGCAAGCAATGACGGCATTGGCTCGTTTTACTGGATGCACGATTGGGGTTCAGGCGGAAAGATCCATCCGCGCACGACCATCCACCAGCTGCCACAAAGCAAGCAGCGCACCATCGATGGCGTCGTAGTAGATATCAATAACGTCTACGCACAAGACTGGGGCCAGTGGAAGCCTGGCCAGACTGGTGGCACTCCATCTCAGGGTAACTCCGGCAATACTTCCCCACAGCAAGCTACAGCTGACTTGCTCAATGGCCTAAGCTCCGCGGTACCAGGCGTGGACACATCTGGTTCCTCAGTAACTCCTGAACAAATTGACCAAGCCGGCAAACTGGCTCAACAATTAGGCGGGATGATTAACCGTTAATCGGTAATGATTCTTTGCTGTGAGGCACTGCCGCTCCTTGATTTTTGAGATTCCGAGAACCAGGTGGCGGCATCTCTCAGTTTTTCTTCCGATAATTGTGTACGCACGAGCTTGGTCAGATCTTCGGCGGAGCCTGAAACCGAAGCGGCGACGATGAAGTTGTCACCAAAGGAAACTGAGGAGTGGATCTGACGGTTATTGGACCAGCCCCACTTGGTGCCAACAACACCGTCTAAGACTGCGGTACCGAAGTCCTGCTCGTAGCCATCGGCAGCCACCTCATCAGGCTGTGACATCGCAACGAGGACTGGATGCAACACATCTTCGTTCCTAAGGGCATCAATAAACTTCGCCACGTCGTACGTCGATGTCACGGAATGCCCCCAATACTCCCCTGATTCAGTGGTGTAGAGGCCATACTTTTCCGCCACGGCATCGATGGATTCCGGATAGCTTTCAAATAAATCGTTCGCGATGCCGTCATCCGAGGTCGAAATCATCTGCAGCGCTTGATACTTTTCTTCCTCTGTCCCTTCATCTATTACATAATCTGCAATATAAAGCTTGGACAGACTGAGCGCGGGACGGGCGAATCTTTCATTCACTGTTCCCAAATGCATGCCGTTATCTAAACGAATGTACGTTAGCTGAGTTTTCGATTCATCGATAACAATCTCATCGGGGCTAATAACAGCATCACCAAGGCTTTCCAGTTCAGAATCTCCAATAGAGTTCTCTTCCATCCTAGAGATGCTGTTGGCATTGTTTGCACCTTTGCCGTCGCCTGCGCCCGGAGCCGTTGCGCGGGCGACAATCCATGTTCCAATCATGCACACGATGATGACGAGCACAACCGCCACTATTTCGAGCCGGCCGCCTTTAGCCCGGGGACCATCTATTTTTGACACAGCTTAGATAATACAAAGACACCCTATGCATTTTGCATAGGGTGTCTTTGATCGCTGTTTAGCTCAGTGTTCTACAAGTTTCTAGATATTCCTACACTGAGTTGAACGCAGATGGTTTAGTGATCGACCGGAGCCTCAACACCAACACCAGTCAGAGAACGAACTTCCATCTCAGCAGCCAGAGCTTCGAGGTTATCCGGCTTACCAACCATGGTGCCAATGTAACCACACAGGAAGCCCAGTGGAATGGAGACCAGACCTGGCGAGCTCAGTGGGAAGAAGGACCAGTCAGCGTTAGCGAACATGGACGTGTCGGAACCGGAGACTGCTGGGGAGAAGAAAATCAGTACCAGACAGGAAACCAGACCGCCGTAAATGGACCAGACAGCACCGGTGGTGTTGAACTTGCGCCAGTACAGGGAGTACAGAATGGTTGGCAAGTTTGCAGATGCTGCAATTGCGAATGCCAGGGATACCAAGAACGCAACGTTCTGAGTCATCGCTAGGATGCCAAGGATAATCGAGGCGATACCGAGGATGACCACGGTGATGTGGGAAACGCGGACTTGCTCTTCTTCCGAAGCCTGACCATCACGCAGCACTGCGTCGTAGATGTCGTGTGCAATGGAGGCAGATGCAGTAATAGCCAGACCGGACACCACTGCCAGAACAGTAGCGAAAGCGACTGCAGAAATAATCGCCATAAAGACGGTGCCGCCAACTTCGAGAGCCAGCAGCGGTGCCGCTGCGTTTGCGCCACCTGGAGCATCCAGAATGCGGTCCGGACCAACCAGTGCTGCTGCACCGTAGCCCAGTACCAAGGTGACCAGGTAGAAAGCACCGATGATGCAGATTGCCCAAGTAACGGAGCGACGAGCCTCTGTTGCGGTCGGAACCGTGTAGAAACGCATCAGAACGTGAGGCAGACCAGCGGTACCCAGAACCAGGGACAGACCAAGGGAAATGAAGTCAATCTTGGTAGCGGTGGTTGCACCGTACTGCAGACCTGGCTCCATAATTTCGTGAGCGTCGTAGCCACGATCAACTACTGCCTGAGAATCAGCGTGTGTTTGCACGGCTAGATCAAACAGGGTGGAAAATCCACCCTTGATCGCAACGAAGACCAAGATCGCCATGATGAAGACACCTACAACCAGCAGAACTGCCTTAATCATCTGCACGTAGGTGGTGCCCTTCATGCCGCCGATAAGAACGTAGATGATCATGATGACGCCGACGACACCGACGACTACGGCCTGCCAGTGGAACTCGTGGATATCCAGAAGAACGGAAACCAGGGAGCCAGCGCCTGCCATCTGGGCAATCAGATAGAACAGGGAAACGAACATGGTAGCCAAAGCAGCAGCCACGCGGACTGGCTTCTGGCGCAGACGGAAGGACAAAACGTCCGCCATCGTAAAGCGGCCAACGTTACGCAGTGGCTCAGCAACGAGCATCAGCGCAACCAACCAAGCTACGAAGAAGCCCACCGAGTAAAGGAAGCCATCGTAGCCGTTCAGCGCCACCGCACCGACGATGCCCAGGAAGGACGCTGCGGAGAGGTAGTCACCGGAAATTGCTAGACCGTTTTGGCGGCCGGTAAAGGTGCCGCCACCGGTGTAGAAGTCAGATGCCTCAGAAGTGGACTTACCTGCGCGCAGGACCAGCCACAAGGTAACAATAAGGAAGACCAGGAAGATCGAGATATTAAGAATCGGATTTCCGGTCGAAAATTCAGCCTCTTGGGCAAGAATAATAGGGTTCACTTTTCTTAACCCTCCATTTCTTCACGGATTGCAGCCGCTTGAGGCTCAATATTTTTATTGGCGTACTGGATGTACAACCAGGTAATAAGGAATGTGGTAACAAACTGCAAGAGGCCAAAAACTAGGCCTATGTTGAAACCACCACCGATTTCAATTGCCATAAAGTCGTGCGCAAAAACTGCGGTAACCACGTAAAGCAAATACCAGGCCATAAATGCCACGGTCATCGGAAAAGCAAACTTACGGTATGTACTCCGCAGCTTTTGGAACTGCGGGCTCTTTTGCATAGCGATGAACTCATCTGCCGATGGCTCACGACGCTTGCTCGGAGAGGCTGTAGCACCAGACATTGGTTTCTCCTTGAACTTTCACTAGTCTTATCCAGTTTTTAACTAGATAGGATTTTTCTAATAGACGGATTCATGCCATTCCCCAGTGCCAGGGATCACATTCCGGCCTATTAAGTAAGGTACCGAACAAGACTTGTTAGGGTGAAGAATTAATTAACCAATTCACCCTTAACAAAAAATTACACCCCCGAAAATTCCGCTGACCTGCACTTGTTATGACTAGCAAATCACCCCCGAAATTGATGATTCGTCACTTTGCTAAGTTTGCGAAGCCGCCTTTTGCAGTGAAACTGGCCACAAAATGAAGCATTTTCGATGGATTTTTAGGGTGGACGCCATGAAATTGCCATATTTCTCTCATGGATTTGATAGGAGGAAATGGCCTAAAATCGCGCCGGCTCCAAAACGCAAAAATTCCCCTGCATCCTAAAAGGAGATCAGGGGAATACTTGCGCAGCGTTAGCACATAGCTACATGCTTATCCTTCGTCGCCGGGCCACGTGCGTGGGTCGTTTCCTGCACGACCGTTAGGGTCATTGAGCGAATCCATAACTTCCATCTGAGCACGCGAAAGCTCGAAATCCTTAGCTTCTATATTTTCTACAAGACGCTCACGACGCGCAGACTTCGGAATGATGACGATGTCTTTTTGCATCAGGTATCGCAGTGCCACTTGTCCCTCAGAGCGCTCCAGCTGAGCTGCGATAGCCTTAATATCTGGGTTGTTGAGGATCTTGCCGCGAGCTAGCGGGGACCACGCCTGGGTAATGATTCCGTGCTTTTTATGAAAGTCCGTAAGCTCTGGCTGACGGAACGTAGGGTTGAGCTCCACCTGGTTCACTGTTGGCACAATGCCAGTTTCCTCGATGAGGTTTTCTAGAACTTCCTCGTAGAAATTCGCGACACCCACGCTGGCGATCTGACCCATTCCCTGCAACCGGGCAATTTCCTCAAAGGTTTCGACGTACAGTCCACCCTGCGGCCATGGCCAGTGCACCATGTACAGATCGAGGTAATCGAATCCGAGTTTATCCAACGAGGTTTGAAAAGCTTCGCGCACCTTGTCCCGGCCATGGTGGTCGTGCCAGACCTTGCTGGTGACAAAAAGCTCATCGCGGGTGACGTCGCCGGCAGCCATGGCGTCATTAAGAGCTTTGCCGAGGGCTTCCTCGTTCTTATACAACGTGGCGGTATCAAAGTGACGGTAGCCAAGTTCGATGGCCTCACGGACTACTTTGATGCATTCGTCATCACGAAGCTTGTAAGTGCCCAAGCCAATCTGTGGAATCTCCCGCTCATCATTGAGCGTCAACGTCGGAACAGGGATCTTATTGGTTTCAGAAGTCATGGTTCTTATTGTGCCTTGAAATAGTCCGCTTGTGTGCGACTAAGCCCGAATTGCACATGACTCACTCCCCTATTAGGGCTCTCAGATATGAAAAATCCCCGCTCCGTACAACTTAAAGGAGTGGGGACGCTATGAGCTCAAGATGTAGCCAAGACTAATTAGCGTTAATAAGGTCGATAACAAAGACCAGGGTGCGACCGGACAGGGGGTGTCCGCCACCTGCAGGGCCATAGGCCAACTCTGGTGGAATGGTCAGCTGACGACGACCGCCAACGCGCATTCCTGGGATGCCTTCTTGCCAGCCAGAGATAAGGCCGGTCAATGGGAACTCAATGGACTGTCCACGATCCCAAGATGAGTCAAACTCCTGGTTGGATTCGTACTCAACGCCAACGTAGTGAACTTCAACTACTGCGCCGGCCTGTGCTTCAGCACCGTCGCCAACGACAATATCTTCAATCACCAATTCGGTTGGTGCTGGCTCAGTTGAAGCTTCAATGATTGGCTTATCCATAAAGTAAACATCTCCTTGACGTCGTGTCTAAATGCGCCTGTTTTGACGTATTCGGGCTTTCCGAACTTAGACAGTCAATAACTGCCTCCATTGAAACAAGCCGATGCCCGAGGGGCACGCTTAATATCTGAGAAGCCTGCGACTCTTCAGCACAGCCGTTCCTAGCTTGAGGGCGAGAATTCAAGTGCTAACTACTGAAAGTTTCAATGGATTCAATTATTGGCATAACACTCGCCTCGAAATTGAAAAAGTCGAATCAAGCTTCCCCAATTATAAACGAGGAAGTTGATTCGACTTAATTATCGAGGATAAATGCCAGATTAGTAATGCAAACGTTATGAAACTTTGCACACTCTTCCAACAGCTTTATCGTCGTAAGCTTGCACTTTCGCTCTTAGCGCTCAGCGCGTGGAACGAAGGTGCGAGGAGCCTCACCGGTGTAAATCTGGCGAGGACGGTTAATCTTGGTGTTCAGTGCCAGCTGCTCACGGTACTGAGCGATCCAGCCTGGGAGACGACCGATTGCGAACAATGCGGTGAAGAACTCGGTTGGGAAGCCCATTGCGCGGTAGATCAGACCGGTGTAGAAGTCTACGTTCGGGTAGAGCTTGCGGGATACGAAGTAATCATCCGCCAGAGCAATCTCTTCCAGCTTCATCGCCAAGTCCAGCAATTCATCGCCACCGAGGTGCTCGAGTACCTCGTGTGCGGTCTCCTTGACGATGGCTGCGCGTGGGTCGTAGTTCTTGTACACGCGGTGGCCGAAGCCCATCAGGCGAACGCCCTTTTCCTTGTTCTTCACGCGGTTCATGAACTCGGTTGCGTCACCGTCGTGGTTGTTCTTGATGTCTTCCAACATCTCTAGAACAGCGGAGTTAGCGCCACCATGCAAAGGACCGGACAAGGCGTTGATGCCGCCGGCAATGGAGACGAACATGTTGGCCTGTGCGGAACCAATCATACGAACGGTAGATGCGGAGCAGTTCTGCTCGTGGTCAGCATGCAGGATAAACAGCTTGTCCAAAGCCTTAGAAACCACAGGGTCCACCTCGTATGGCTCGGTTGGGTAACCGAACATCATGCGCAGGAAGTTCTCACGTGCATTGAGAGAGTTATCTGGGTACATGTATGGCTTGCCCTGGGACGCACGGAATGCGTACGCAGCCAACATTGGAACCTTCGCCAGCAGACGAACAGTTGCCTTATCTAGCTGTTCCTCATCCAATGGGTCGAGCTGATCCTGATAATAAGTCGACAGGATGTTCACGGAGGAAGCCAGCACCGCCATTGGGTGCGCGTCACGTGGGAAGATGTTGAACTGAGCCTTGAAGTCCTCGTCCAACAGGGTGTGGCGACGGATATCATTGCTGAACTTGTTGAGCTGCTCTTCGGTTGGAAGCTCGCCCTTGATCAGCAGGTAGGAAACCTCGTTGAAAGTAGCATTCTGCGCTAGATCCGCGATGTCGTAGCCGCGGTGACGTAGGATGCCCTCTTCACCATTGATGAAAGTAATCTTGGACTCGGTAGAGCCGGTAGCGGTGTAACCAGGGTCAAAGGTCACCAAACCAGTTTCGTTGCGGAGCTTGGAGATATCAAAACCATTGTCGCCCTCGGTCGAGTTGACCATGTCCATCTCGTACTCGCCGCCTGGGTAGAGCAGCTTGACCTTGTTATCGTCGGATGCCACGTAGGTGTCCTTTCACTTTGTTGTTAAGTGCTGCGCCGTTTCCTAACACTAGGTGCGCCATAACACTTGAACTGCGTTTCACTAGTATTTCTGTACCCACTCTAGCAAGATCTGTGAATTTTCCGATGCTAGCAGAACGATTGTTCTGTTAGCCTGCGGCGTTCATACTTCCCCTAACCCCATTTGTGGTAGAGGATACGTCACGCATTAGACACAACTTTCGCCAGTTTTGATACATTTGGCCAAAGTTGCGCACTGCTTCACGCTTGCTACATCACATGATTTACACCACTTTCGGTGTCACATATTATTCATAGAGTCGTATACTCCGGACATGACTAACCCGGATTTCAAGCTTTCCCCTGATCTCATCCCCTCCGATGGCCGCTTCGGCTGTGGCCCATCCAAGGTCCGCCAAGCCCAGATTGACGCTGTGGTCAACGGCGCGCAGGACGTTATCGGCACCTCTCACCGCCAAGCTGCGGTCAAAAACGTGGTTGGCGAAGTTCGCGATGGACTGTCCGAGCTCTTTTCCCTGCCGGAAGGCTATGAAATCGTTCTCTCCCTAGGTGGTGCAACTGCCTTTTGGGACGCTGCGACCTTTGGTCTCATTAACAAGAAGTCTGCACACTTAAGCTTCGGCGAGTTCTCGTCCAAGTTTGCCAAGGCGTCCAAGCAAGCACCATGGCTCGAAGAGCCAGAGATCGTCGAAGGCCCTGCCGGCACTGCCCCATCACCAGCAGACTTGGCGAATACTGACGCCGATGTCGTGGCGTGGGCACATAATGAAACCTCGACCGGCGCGATGGTTCCCATCACCCGCCCCGAAGGTCTGGACGCAGACCAGCTCGTTGTCGTTGACGCAACGTCCGGCGCGGGTGGTCTACCGGTAGATATCTCCCAGGTAGATGCCTACTACTTCTCCCCACAGAAATCCTTCGCTTCCGATGGTGGCCTGTGGTTAGCAGCGATGTCGCCTGCAGCCATCGAGCGCATTGCTTCGGTCAAAGACTCCGGTCGTTTCATTCCGGCGTTTTTGGATCTGCAAACCGCGGTAGACAATTCGCGCAAGAACCAGACCTACAACACCCCAGCAGTCGCAACCTTGCTCATGCTCGCAGACCAGGTCAAGTGGATGAACAATAACGGTGGGCTCGACGGCATGGTCAAGCGCACCACCCAATCTTCGTCCACGCTGTACAAGTGGGCTGAAGCACGTGAAGAAACCACGCCGTACGTTGCTGATGAAGCATCCCGCTCCCTAGTCGTGGGCACGATTGACTTCGATGAGTCCATCGACGCCGCCATCATTGCCAAGGTCTTGCGTCAAAATGGCATCTTGGATGTGGAGCCGTACCGCAAGCTCGGCCGCAACCAACTGCGCATCGGCATGTTCCCAGCCATCGAGCCAACGGATATTGAAATCCTTACCCGTGCTATTGATTCCATTGTGGAAGCCGGAGTTGCGAATAAGTAGTCTTATCGCTGATAACTAGTGGGTCTATTTGGATCCAAGCCCCGAAATGCGCCGTCGCTGCCAAGCTTCGGCGCATTCCTGCGTTAAGGTGGTGGTTATCTGCTTCACAGTGGATGTGTTTTGATGTCCCCGCAAGCTTAAAGGAGCGCGAAGACCATGCGTGAGTTGTTTATCAACTACAGCGACTCCACGAAGACCTCCTTGGTTTTTGAGACCGAGGAAGGCGACGAATTCTTCGTCGCTGTCACTGAGGA from Corynebacterium ammoniagenes DSM 20306 harbors:
- the serC gene encoding phosphoserine transaminase, with amino-acid sequence MTNPDFKLSPDLIPSDGRFGCGPSKVRQAQIDAVVNGAQDVIGTSHRQAAVKNVVGEVRDGLSELFSLPEGYEIVLSLGGATAFWDAATFGLINKKSAHLSFGEFSSKFAKASKQAPWLEEPEIVEGPAGTAPSPADLANTDADVVAWAHNETSTGAMVPITRPEGLDADQLVVVDATSGAGGLPVDISQVDAYYFSPQKSFASDGGLWLAAMSPAAIERIASVKDSGRFIPAFLDLQTAVDNSRKNQTYNTPAVATLLMLADQVKWMNNNGGLDGMVKRTTQSSSTLYKWAEAREETTPYVADEASRSLVVGTIDFDESIDAAIIAKVLRQNGILDVEPYRKLGRNQLRIGMFPAIEPTDIEILTRAIDSIVEAGVANK
- a CDS encoding citrate synthase, translating into MASDDNKVKLLYPGGEYEMDMVNSTEGDNGFDISKLRNETGLVTFDPGYTATGSTESKITFINGEEGILRHRGYDIADLAQNATFNEVSYLLIKGELPTEEQLNKFSNDIRRHTLLDEDFKAQFNIFPRDAHPMAVLASSVNILSTYYQDQLDPLDEEQLDKATVRLLAKVPMLAAYAFRASQGKPYMYPDNSLNARENFLRMMFGYPTEPYEVDPVVSKALDKLFILHADHEQNCSASTVRMIGSAQANMFVSIAGGINALSGPLHGGANSAVLEMLEDIKNNHDGDATEFMNRVKNKEKGVRLMGFGHRVYKNYDPRAAIVKETAHEVLEHLGGDELLDLAMKLEEIALADDYFVSRKLYPNVDFYTGLIYRAMGFPTEFFTALFAIGRLPGWIAQYREQLALNTKINRPRQIYTGEAPRTFVPRAER